From one Actinomyces sp. Marseille-P3109 genomic stretch:
- a CDS encoding TPM domain-containing protein: MKHPQSPRPRPLYQLAASGAATAAVLGLLGTSASAAAAPTTVGGRHASDPGSSPIAVSAAVPRALPAASSTTLTKHVTDDLGILDASKAQQAVDTMSSKHGVGLWVLTVSDSSRKASAIAEQAFKDTKLGRDDMLLVINIPADGSASRSYKLQAHSNSSKFSESDYRRIDSALKKQLSAGSYDDAVAAIPENMSGPSGSGSSHNSGGSGSSALPVLLGGGAVAAGGVAAWTVYKRRKNKENDDMLFGKRKKQAASGGAPADQASGPAAMTVEQLRTQAGSALVQADDTVRAAAEELSYAQAQFGLSATDAFTAALDSARKHLSRCFELRKILDDDIPETEPQQRQMYTEILQHCSEAVSEIRAQEEAFNKRRGIEANLPTSIAETTQRADETEQAIVMAETILVTLSAAYPASSLTSVAQAPEQSRRLLAAGRTALDQARASVEASQDATAVEQVRIAQGSIAQAGELAAQVTGARERLQSAAKDLEAAIASISSDLVDAKRLEGSVPAATLAPLVADAEAAITEGRQASGSSPSGDPLAALDHLARAEAAIDAALAPAREREENDSRARASLGSRLARLNSQVESVTSYITTYRGAVGPSARTALSEAARHATAATTVQTTDPVAALAEVAAAEPLVAQAQALAEADVRGSSSSSWSPRSGERDSGGYGRSGGGLDLGSLLLGGLLLGGGHSYGGWGSHHHDNDWGGGFFSGGGDFLDGVGDFFDGGGDF, encoded by the coding sequence ATGAAGCACCCACAGTCCCCGCGCCCCCGCCCCTTGTATCAGCTGGCCGCTTCCGGCGCCGCGACGGCGGCCGTCCTGGGACTGCTGGGAACCTCCGCAAGCGCTGCGGCAGCGCCGACGACGGTCGGGGGGCGCCACGCCTCTGACCCCGGCTCCTCTCCTATCGCCGTGTCGGCGGCCGTGCCCCGAGCCCTCCCGGCGGCGTCGAGCACCACTTTGACCAAGCACGTCACCGACGACCTGGGGATCCTGGACGCCTCCAAGGCCCAGCAGGCCGTGGACACGATGTCCTCCAAGCACGGCGTGGGCCTGTGGGTGCTGACCGTCTCCGACTCCAGCCGCAAGGCCTCCGCGATCGCCGAGCAGGCCTTCAAGGACACGAAGCTGGGACGCGACGACATGCTCCTGGTCATCAACATCCCCGCCGACGGCTCGGCCTCGAGGAGCTACAAGCTGCAGGCGCACAGCAACTCCTCGAAGTTCTCCGAGTCGGACTACAGGCGGATCGACTCCGCCCTCAAGAAGCAGCTGAGCGCCGGCAGCTACGACGACGCCGTTGCGGCGATCCCGGAGAACATGTCCGGCCCCTCGGGCTCAGGCAGTTCACACAACTCGGGGGGCTCGGGCTCCTCAGCCCTTCCGGTGCTGCTGGGAGGGGGCGCGGTGGCGGCCGGTGGGGTCGCCGCCTGGACGGTGTACAAGCGCAGGAAGAACAAGGAGAACGACGACATGCTGTTCGGCAAGCGCAAGAAGCAGGCCGCCTCGGGCGGCGCGCCGGCGGACCAGGCATCAGGGCCCGCCGCGATGACGGTGGAGCAGCTGCGCACGCAGGCCGGCAGCGCCCTGGTCCAGGCCGATGACACGGTGCGCGCCGCCGCCGAGGAGCTGTCCTACGCCCAGGCGCAGTTCGGGCTGTCGGCCACGGACGCCTTCACCGCTGCCCTGGACAGCGCCCGCAAGCACCTGTCGCGGTGCTTCGAGCTGCGCAAGATCCTCGACGACGATATCCCCGAGACCGAGCCGCAGCAGCGCCAGATGTACACCGAGATCCTCCAGCACTGCTCGGAGGCGGTCAGCGAGATCCGTGCCCAGGAGGAGGCCTTCAACAAGCGGCGCGGCATCGAGGCAAACCTGCCGACGTCGATCGCGGAGACCACCCAGCGGGCCGACGAGACCGAGCAGGCCATCGTCATGGCCGAGACGATCCTGGTCACCCTCAGCGCCGCCTATCCGGCCTCCTCCCTGACCAGCGTGGCCCAGGCCCCCGAGCAGTCCCGCCGCCTGCTGGCCGCCGGGCGCACCGCCCTGGACCAGGCCCGCGCCAGCGTCGAGGCCTCCCAGGACGCGACGGCGGTGGAGCAGGTGCGCATCGCCCAGGGCTCGATCGCGCAGGCCGGTGAGCTGGCGGCCCAGGTCACCGGCGCCCGCGAGCGCCTCCAGAGCGCGGCGAAGGACCTGGAGGCGGCCATCGCCTCAATCTCCTCGGACCTGGTGGACGCCAAGCGCCTGGAGGGCTCGGTGCCGGCAGCGACCCTGGCCCCGCTCGTGGCCGACGCCGAGGCCGCCATCACCGAGGGCCGTCAGGCCAGTGGCAGCTCGCCGAGCGGCGACCCCCTGGCGGCGCTGGACCACCTGGCCCGGGCGGAGGCCGCCATCGACGCCGCTCTGGCCCCGGCCCGCGAGCGCGAGGAGAACGACTCGCGCGCCCGGGCCTCCCTGGGCTCGCGCCTGGCCCGTCTCAACTCCCAGGTGGAGTCCGTGACCTCCTACATCACCACCTACCGCGGCGCGGTGGGCCCCTCGGCGCGCACCGCGCTGAGCGAGGCCGCCCGCCACGCCACGGCCGCCACGACCGTGCAGACCACCGACCCGGTGGCGGCCCTGGCGGAGGTCGCCGCGGCCGAGCCCCTCGTGGCCCAGGCCCAGGCGCTGGCCGAGGCCGACGTGCGCGGGTCGTCGTCGAGCTCGTGGAGCCCACGGTCCGGTGAGAGAGACTCGGGCGGCTACGGCCGCTCGGGCGGCGGCCTCGACCTGGGCTCACTGCTGCTGGGCGGACTGCTGCTGGGAGGCGGCCACAGCTACGGCGGCTGGGGCTCCCACCACCATGACAATGACTGGGGCGGTGGCTTCTTCAGCGGAGGAGGCGACTTCCTGGACGGGGTCGGCGACTTCTTCGACGGGGGCGGCGACTTCTGA
- a CDS encoding type 1 glutamine amidotransferase gives MTDTLTITVIEPEELAPVGRLGEWLFAEGAALRMVRPWQGEAIPTLEEVGDGLVVLGGSMSAHDEADHPWLADLRELLRGVVADNLPTIAICLGAQVAAEALGGTTAVPALGNDEVGVVELTITPAGESDPVFGQVAAEAVRAAHRAGISTSDGTRLPVIVSHYDAVTHLPEAATLLASSDRSPVHTWRAGRLLAFQHHPESDPARVAYWRTRDALNEQAGTMDAASLKAAREALEVAAGKNAAPGAAGTHGATAADLPEAAASAGAAAREEAERVDPVIQAFGRTLARVLVRNVRARRLAR, from the coding sequence ATGACAGACACGCTCACGATCACCGTCATCGAGCCCGAGGAGCTCGCGCCCGTGGGGCGCCTGGGGGAGTGGCTCTTCGCCGAGGGGGCCGCGCTGCGCATGGTGCGCCCATGGCAGGGCGAGGCCATCCCGACCCTCGAGGAGGTCGGTGACGGCCTCGTCGTGCTGGGCGGATCCATGAGCGCCCACGACGAGGCCGACCACCCCTGGCTGGCGGATCTGCGTGAGCTGCTGCGCGGTGTCGTCGCCGACAACCTTCCGACCATCGCCATCTGCCTGGGCGCCCAGGTGGCCGCCGAGGCCCTGGGTGGCACCACGGCCGTGCCGGCGCTGGGCAATGACGAGGTCGGCGTCGTCGAGCTGACCATCACGCCGGCCGGCGAGAGCGACCCGGTCTTCGGGCAGGTGGCCGCCGAGGCCGTGCGCGCCGCCCACCGCGCCGGGATCTCCACCTCCGACGGCACCCGCCTACCCGTCATCGTGTCCCACTACGACGCCGTCACTCACCTGCCCGAGGCTGCCACTCTCCTGGCCTCCTCCGACCGCTCCCCGGTGCATACCTGGCGGGCTGGCCGGCTCCTGGCCTTCCAGCACCACCCCGAGTCCGACCCGGCGCGCGTCGCCTACTGGCGCACCCGCGACGCCCTGAACGAGCAGGCCGGCACCATGGACGCGGCCTCACTCAAGGCCGCTCGCGAGGCCCTGGAGGTGGCTGCCGGGAAGAACGCCGCACCGGGCGCCGCCGGAACCCACGGGGCGACCGCTGCGGACCTGCCCGAGGCGGCCGCGAGCGCCGGGGCCGCCGCCCGTGAGGAGGCAGAGAGGGTGGATCCCGTCATCCAGGCCTTCGGCCGCACCCTGGCGCGGGTCCTCGTGCGCAACGTGCGCGCCCGCCGCCTGGCGCGTTGA